The uncultured Treponema sp. genome includes a region encoding these proteins:
- a CDS encoding response regulator transcription factor: MAKTFYIVDDHELLRIGTISYIEKKSGWVCKGNAGEPEQALSELSLLSGGNTLPDLVISDLNFSGDDAGFDFIAELHSLYPELKIIVYSMFFSAGMVQTAIQNGASGYVSKNAPSDELIECMDNAFSGRTFVQKELRENLVEFNSFTDALTQREKQVMALILQNFSNTQIAEKLQIRQRAVENYISSIYEKTGINDKKEFIRRFGK, from the coding sequence ATGGCGAAAACATTTTACATTGTTGACGACCACGAGCTTTTGCGCATCGGCACGATTTCCTACATCGAAAAAAAATCTGGCTGGGTTTGCAAAGGTAATGCCGGCGAGCCTGAACAGGCGCTTTCTGAGCTTTCGCTTTTGTCGGGCGGAAACACGCTTCCTGACCTTGTGATTTCCGACCTTAATTTTTCTGGCGACGACGCGGGCTTTGACTTTATCGCAGAGCTTCACTCGCTTTATCCGGAACTAAAAATCATAGTGTACTCAATGTTCTTTTCGGCAGGAATGGTCCAGACTGCAATTCAAAACGGAGCTTCGGGCTATGTTTCAAAAAACGCGCCGTCGGACGAGCTCATAGAATGCATGGACAACGCTTTCAGCGGAAGAACTTTTGTACAAAAAGAATTGCGGGAAAATCTTGTAGAATTCAATTCGTTTACAGACGCGCTTACGCAAAGAGAAAAGCAGGTGATGGCCTTGATTCTGCAAAATTTCTCCAACACGCAGATTGCCGAAAAACTGCAGATAAGACAGCGCGCCGTGGAAAACTATATCTCAAGCATCTACGAAAAAACCGGCATCAACGACAAAAAGGAATTCATCAGGCGGTTTGGAAAATAA